From Peromyscus maniculatus bairdii isolate BWxNUB_F1_BW_parent chromosome 8, HU_Pman_BW_mat_3.1, whole genome shotgun sequence, a single genomic window includes:
- the Exoc7 gene encoding exocyst complex component 7 isoform X2, whose translation MAEVGVTGTEAERGSERSQGAVGASLSAAMIPPQEASARRREIEDKLKKEEETLSFIRDSLEKSDQLTKNMVSILSSFESRLMKLENSIIPVHKQTENLQRLQENVEKTLSCLDHVISYYHVASDTEKVIREGPTGRLEEYLGSMAKIQKAVEYFQDNSPDSPELNKVKLLFERGKESLESEFRSLMTRHSKVVSPVLILDLISGDDELEVQEEGTLEHLPESVLQDVVRISRWLVEYGRNQDFMNVYYQIRSSQLDRSIKGLKEHFRKSSSSSGVPYSPAIPNKRKDTPTKKPIKRPGTIRKAQNLLKQYSQHGLDGKKGGSNLIPLEGHEHDFRVKHLSEALNDKHGPLAGRDDMLDVETDAYIHCVSAFVKLAQSEYQLLMDIIPEHHQKRTFDSLIQDALDGLMLEGENIVSAARKAIIRHDFSTVLTVFPILRHLKQTKPEFDQVLQGTAASTKNKLPGLITSMETIGAKALEDFADNIKNDPDKEYNMPKDGTVHELTSNAILFLQQLLDFQETAGAMLASQETSSSATSYSSEFSKRLLSTYICKVLGNLQLNLLSKSKVYEDPALSAIFLHNNYNYILKSLEKSELIQLVAVTQKTAERSYREHIEQQIQTYQRSWLKVTDYIAEKNLPVFQPGVKLRDKERQMIKERFKGFNDGLEELCKIQKAWAIPDTEQRDKIRQAQKNIVKETYGAFLHRYGSVPFTKNPEKYIKYRVEQVGDMIDRLFDTSA comes from the exons ATGGCGGAAGTGGGTGTGACAGGGACGGAAGCCGAGCGGGGCTCTGAGCGAAGTCAGGGGGCAGTGGGAGCCTCGCTGTCCGCTGCGATGATTCCCCCGCAGGAGGCTTCCGCCCGGCGGCGGGAAATCGAGGACAAACTGAAGAAG GAGGAGGAGACGCTGTCCTTCATCCGAGACAGCCTGGAGAAGAGCGACCAGCTCACTAAGAACATG GTGTCTATCCTGTCATCCTTTGAGAGCCGTCTCATGAAGCTGGAGAACTCCATCATCCCTGTGCACAAGCAAACGGAGAATCTGCAGAGGCTGCAGGAGAATGTCGAAAAGACGTTATCCTGTCTGGACCATGTCATCAGCTATTACCATGTAGCCAGTGACACTGAGAAGGTCATCAGAGAAGG CCCCACAGGTAGGCTGGAAGAATACCTGGGAAGCATGGCCAAAATCCAGAAGGCTGTGGAATATTTTCAGGACAATAGCCCAGACAGTCCAGAGCTCAACAAAGTG AAGCTGCTGTTTGAGAGAGGGAAGGAGTCGCTGGAGTCTGAGTTCCGCAGTCTGATGACCCGGCACAGCAAGGTCGTCTCCCCTGTGCTCATCCTGGACCTGATCAGTGGGGATGATGAACTGGAGGTCCAGGAAGAAGGGACCCTGGAGCACCTGCCTGAAAGTGTACTCCAGGATGTGGTCCGCATCTCCCGCTGGCTGGTGGAGTACGGCCGGAACCAAG actTCATGAATGTGTACTACCAGATTCGCTCCAGCCAGCTGGACCGCTCCATCAAAGGCCTAAAGGAGCATTTTCGCAAAAGCAGTTCTTCCTCTGGGGTTCCCTACTCCCCTGCCATCCCCAACAAGAGGAAAGACACACCTACCAAGAAGCCCATCAAGCGGCCAG GGACGATCCGTAAGGCTCAGAACCTTCTGAAACAGTATTCCCAGCATGGTCTAGATGGGAAAAAGGGGGGCTCTAACCTCATTCCTCTGGAAG GTCACGAGCATGATTTCCGAGTTAAGCACCTGTCCGAGGCCCTGAACGACAAGCACGGGCCACTGGCCG GGAGAGATGACATGCTGGATGTGGAGACAGACGCCTACATTCACTGTGTCAGTGCCTTCGTCAAGCTGGCCCAGAGTGAATACCAGCTACTGATGGACATCATCCCCGAGCACCATCAGAAGAGAACCTTCGACTCCTTGATTCAG GATGCACTGGATGGGCTGATGCTTGAAGGGGAGAACATCGTGTCGGCTGCCAGGAAAGCCATCATCCGCCATGACTTCTCCACAGTGCTCACAGTCTTCCCCATCCTGCGGCACCTCAAGCAGACCAAGCCTGAGTTTGACCAGGTGCTCCAG GGCACAGCAGCCAGCACCAAGAACAAGCTGCCTGGCCTCATCACCTCCATGGAGACCATTGGAGCCAAAGCACTAGAAGACTTTGCTGACAACATTAAG AATGATCCAGACAAAGAATACAACATGCCCAAGGACGGCACCGTGCATGAGCTCACAAGCAAC GCCATCCTTTTCCTGCAGCAGCTTCTGGACTTCCAGGAAACAGCGGGTGCCATGCTGGCCTCCCAAG AAACCAGCTCTTCGGCTACCAGCTACAGCTCCGAGTTCAGCAAGCGCCTGCTGAGCACCTATATCT GCAAAGTCTTGGGTAACCTGCAGCTGAACTTGCTGAGCAAGTCCAAGGTGTATGAGGATCCAGCATTAAGCGCTATCTTCCTACATAACAATTACAACTACATCCTCAAGTCCCTGGAGAA GTCTGAGCTGATCCAGCTGGTGGCTGTGACCCAGAAGACTGCTGAGCGTTCCTATCGGGAGCACATCGAGCAGCAGATCCAGACCTATCAGCGGAG CTGGTTAAAGGTGACCGATTATATCGCAGAGAAGAATCTACCAGTCTTCCAGCCTGGAGTCAAG CTCCGGGACAAGGAGCGGCAGATGATTAAGGAACGTTTCAAG GGATTCAATGATGGCCTTGAAGAGCTGTGCAAGATTCAGAAGGCCTGGGCCATTCCAGACACAGAGCAGAGGGACAAGATTCGACAGGCTCAGAAAAACATTGTCAAGGAGACCTATGGGGCCTTTCTGCACAG GTATGGCAGCGTGCCCTTCACCAAGAACCCTGAGAAGTACATCAAGTACCGTGTGGAACAGGTGGGCGACATGATCGATCGCCTTTTCGACACCTCTGCCTAA
- the Exoc7 gene encoding exocyst complex component 7 isoform X6 yields the protein MAEVGVTGTEAERGSERSQGAVGASLSAAMIPPQEASARRREIEDKLKKEEETLSFIRDSLEKSDQLTKNMVSILSSFESRLMKLENSIIPVHKQTENLQRLQENVEKTLSCLDHVISYYHVASDTEKVIREGPTGRLEEYLGSMAKIQKAVEYFQDNSPDSPELNKVKLLFERGKESLESEFRSLMTRHSKVVSPVLILDLISGDDELEVQEEGTLEHLPESVLQDVVRISRWLVEYGRNQDFMNVYYQIRSSQLDRSIKGLKEHFRKSSSSSGVPYSPAIPNKRKDTPTKKPIKRPGHEHDFRVKHLSEALNDKHGPLAGRDDMLDVETDAYIHCVSAFVKLAQSEYQLLMDIIPEHHQKRTFDSLIQDALDGLMLEGENIVSAARKAIIRHDFSTVLTVFPILRHLKQTKPEFDQVLQGTAASTKNKLPGLITSMETIGAKALEDFADNIKNDPDKEYNMPKDGTVHELTSNAILFLQQLLDFQETAGAMLASQETSSSATSYSSEFSKRLLSTYICKVLGNLQLNLLSKSKVYEDPALSAIFLHNNYNYILKSLEKSELIQLVAVTQKTAERSYREHIEQQIQTYQRSWLKVTDYIAEKNLPVFQPGVKLRDKERQMIKERFKGFNDGLEELCKIQKAWAIPDTEQRDKIRQAQKNIVKETYGAFLHRYGSVPFTKNPEKYIKYRVEQVGDMIDRLFDTSA from the exons ATGGCGGAAGTGGGTGTGACAGGGACGGAAGCCGAGCGGGGCTCTGAGCGAAGTCAGGGGGCAGTGGGAGCCTCGCTGTCCGCTGCGATGATTCCCCCGCAGGAGGCTTCCGCCCGGCGGCGGGAAATCGAGGACAAACTGAAGAAG GAGGAGGAGACGCTGTCCTTCATCCGAGACAGCCTGGAGAAGAGCGACCAGCTCACTAAGAACATG GTGTCTATCCTGTCATCCTTTGAGAGCCGTCTCATGAAGCTGGAGAACTCCATCATCCCTGTGCACAAGCAAACGGAGAATCTGCAGAGGCTGCAGGAGAATGTCGAAAAGACGTTATCCTGTCTGGACCATGTCATCAGCTATTACCATGTAGCCAGTGACACTGAGAAGGTCATCAGAGAAGG CCCCACAGGTAGGCTGGAAGAATACCTGGGAAGCATGGCCAAAATCCAGAAGGCTGTGGAATATTTTCAGGACAATAGCCCAGACAGTCCAGAGCTCAACAAAGTG AAGCTGCTGTTTGAGAGAGGGAAGGAGTCGCTGGAGTCTGAGTTCCGCAGTCTGATGACCCGGCACAGCAAGGTCGTCTCCCCTGTGCTCATCCTGGACCTGATCAGTGGGGATGATGAACTGGAGGTCCAGGAAGAAGGGACCCTGGAGCACCTGCCTGAAAGTGTACTCCAGGATGTGGTCCGCATCTCCCGCTGGCTGGTGGAGTACGGCCGGAACCAAG actTCATGAATGTGTACTACCAGATTCGCTCCAGCCAGCTGGACCGCTCCATCAAAGGCCTAAAGGAGCATTTTCGCAAAAGCAGTTCTTCCTCTGGGGTTCCCTACTCCCCTGCCATCCCCAACAAGAGGAAAGACACACCTACCAAGAAGCCCATCAAGCGGCCAG GTCACGAGCATGATTTCCGAGTTAAGCACCTGTCCGAGGCCCTGAACGACAAGCACGGGCCACTGGCCG GGAGAGATGACATGCTGGATGTGGAGACAGACGCCTACATTCACTGTGTCAGTGCCTTCGTCAAGCTGGCCCAGAGTGAATACCAGCTACTGATGGACATCATCCCCGAGCACCATCAGAAGAGAACCTTCGACTCCTTGATTCAG GATGCACTGGATGGGCTGATGCTTGAAGGGGAGAACATCGTGTCGGCTGCCAGGAAAGCCATCATCCGCCATGACTTCTCCACAGTGCTCACAGTCTTCCCCATCCTGCGGCACCTCAAGCAGACCAAGCCTGAGTTTGACCAGGTGCTCCAG GGCACAGCAGCCAGCACCAAGAACAAGCTGCCTGGCCTCATCACCTCCATGGAGACCATTGGAGCCAAAGCACTAGAAGACTTTGCTGACAACATTAAG AATGATCCAGACAAAGAATACAACATGCCCAAGGACGGCACCGTGCATGAGCTCACAAGCAAC GCCATCCTTTTCCTGCAGCAGCTTCTGGACTTCCAGGAAACAGCGGGTGCCATGCTGGCCTCCCAAG AAACCAGCTCTTCGGCTACCAGCTACAGCTCCGAGTTCAGCAAGCGCCTGCTGAGCACCTATATCT GCAAAGTCTTGGGTAACCTGCAGCTGAACTTGCTGAGCAAGTCCAAGGTGTATGAGGATCCAGCATTAAGCGCTATCTTCCTACATAACAATTACAACTACATCCTCAAGTCCCTGGAGAA GTCTGAGCTGATCCAGCTGGTGGCTGTGACCCAGAAGACTGCTGAGCGTTCCTATCGGGAGCACATCGAGCAGCAGATCCAGACCTATCAGCGGAG CTGGTTAAAGGTGACCGATTATATCGCAGAGAAGAATCTACCAGTCTTCCAGCCTGGAGTCAAG CTCCGGGACAAGGAGCGGCAGATGATTAAGGAACGTTTCAAG GGATTCAATGATGGCCTTGAAGAGCTGTGCAAGATTCAGAAGGCCTGGGCCATTCCAGACACAGAGCAGAGGGACAAGATTCGACAGGCTCAGAAAAACATTGTCAAGGAGACCTATGGGGCCTTTCTGCACAG GTATGGCAGCGTGCCCTTCACCAAGAACCCTGAGAAGTACATCAAGTACCGTGTGGAACAGGTGGGCGACATGATCGATCGCCTTTTCGACACCTCTGCCTAA
- the Exoc7 gene encoding exocyst complex component 7 isoform X4, whose product MAEVGVTGTEAERGSERSQGAVGASLSAAMIPPQEASARRREIEDKLKKEEETLSFIRDSLEKSDQLTKNMVSILSSFESRLMKLENSIIPVHKQTENLQRLQENVEKTLSCLDHVISYYHVASDTEKVIREGPTGRLEEYLGSMAKIQKAVEYFQDNSPDSPELNKVKLLFERGKESLESEFRSLMTRHSKVVSPVLILDLISGDDELEVQEEGTLEHLPESVLQDVVRISRWLVEYGRNQDFMNVYYQIRSSQLDRSIKGLKEHFRKSSSSSGVPYSPAIPNKRKDTPTKKPIKRPGHEHDFRVKHLSEALNDKHGPLAGRDDMLDVETDAYIHCVSAFVKLAQSEYQLLMDIIPEHHQKRTFDSLIQDALDGLMLEGENIVSAARKAIIRHDFSTVLTVFPILRHLKQTKPEFDQVLQGTAASTKNKLPGLITSMETIGAKALEDFADNIKNDPDKEYNMPKDGTVHELTSNAILFLQQLLDFQETAGAMLASQVLGDTYNIPLDPRETSSSATSYSSEFSKRLLSTYICKVLGNLQLNLLSKSKVYEDPALSAIFLHNNYNYILKSLEKSELIQLVAVTQKTAERSYREHIEQQIQTYQRSWLKVTDYIAEKNLPVFQPGVKLRDKERQMIKERFKGFNDGLEELCKIQKAWAIPDTEQRDKIRQAQKNIVKETYGAFLHRYGSVPFTKNPEKYIKYRVEQVGDMIDRLFDTSA is encoded by the exons ATGGCGGAAGTGGGTGTGACAGGGACGGAAGCCGAGCGGGGCTCTGAGCGAAGTCAGGGGGCAGTGGGAGCCTCGCTGTCCGCTGCGATGATTCCCCCGCAGGAGGCTTCCGCCCGGCGGCGGGAAATCGAGGACAAACTGAAGAAG GAGGAGGAGACGCTGTCCTTCATCCGAGACAGCCTGGAGAAGAGCGACCAGCTCACTAAGAACATG GTGTCTATCCTGTCATCCTTTGAGAGCCGTCTCATGAAGCTGGAGAACTCCATCATCCCTGTGCACAAGCAAACGGAGAATCTGCAGAGGCTGCAGGAGAATGTCGAAAAGACGTTATCCTGTCTGGACCATGTCATCAGCTATTACCATGTAGCCAGTGACACTGAGAAGGTCATCAGAGAAGG CCCCACAGGTAGGCTGGAAGAATACCTGGGAAGCATGGCCAAAATCCAGAAGGCTGTGGAATATTTTCAGGACAATAGCCCAGACAGTCCAGAGCTCAACAAAGTG AAGCTGCTGTTTGAGAGAGGGAAGGAGTCGCTGGAGTCTGAGTTCCGCAGTCTGATGACCCGGCACAGCAAGGTCGTCTCCCCTGTGCTCATCCTGGACCTGATCAGTGGGGATGATGAACTGGAGGTCCAGGAAGAAGGGACCCTGGAGCACCTGCCTGAAAGTGTACTCCAGGATGTGGTCCGCATCTCCCGCTGGCTGGTGGAGTACGGCCGGAACCAAG actTCATGAATGTGTACTACCAGATTCGCTCCAGCCAGCTGGACCGCTCCATCAAAGGCCTAAAGGAGCATTTTCGCAAAAGCAGTTCTTCCTCTGGGGTTCCCTACTCCCCTGCCATCCCCAACAAGAGGAAAGACACACCTACCAAGAAGCCCATCAAGCGGCCAG GTCACGAGCATGATTTCCGAGTTAAGCACCTGTCCGAGGCCCTGAACGACAAGCACGGGCCACTGGCCG GGAGAGATGACATGCTGGATGTGGAGACAGACGCCTACATTCACTGTGTCAGTGCCTTCGTCAAGCTGGCCCAGAGTGAATACCAGCTACTGATGGACATCATCCCCGAGCACCATCAGAAGAGAACCTTCGACTCCTTGATTCAG GATGCACTGGATGGGCTGATGCTTGAAGGGGAGAACATCGTGTCGGCTGCCAGGAAAGCCATCATCCGCCATGACTTCTCCACAGTGCTCACAGTCTTCCCCATCCTGCGGCACCTCAAGCAGACCAAGCCTGAGTTTGACCAGGTGCTCCAG GGCACAGCAGCCAGCACCAAGAACAAGCTGCCTGGCCTCATCACCTCCATGGAGACCATTGGAGCCAAAGCACTAGAAGACTTTGCTGACAACATTAAG AATGATCCAGACAAAGAATACAACATGCCCAAGGACGGCACCGTGCATGAGCTCACAAGCAAC GCCATCCTTTTCCTGCAGCAGCTTCTGGACTTCCAGGAAACAGCGGGTGCCATGCTGGCCTCCCAAG TTCTTGGGGACACATACAATATTCCTTTAGACCCCCGAG AAACCAGCTCTTCGGCTACCAGCTACAGCTCCGAGTTCAGCAAGCGCCTGCTGAGCACCTATATCT GCAAAGTCTTGGGTAACCTGCAGCTGAACTTGCTGAGCAAGTCCAAGGTGTATGAGGATCCAGCATTAAGCGCTATCTTCCTACATAACAATTACAACTACATCCTCAAGTCCCTGGAGAA GTCTGAGCTGATCCAGCTGGTGGCTGTGACCCAGAAGACTGCTGAGCGTTCCTATCGGGAGCACATCGAGCAGCAGATCCAGACCTATCAGCGGAG CTGGTTAAAGGTGACCGATTATATCGCAGAGAAGAATCTACCAGTCTTCCAGCCTGGAGTCAAG CTCCGGGACAAGGAGCGGCAGATGATTAAGGAACGTTTCAAG GGATTCAATGATGGCCTTGAAGAGCTGTGCAAGATTCAGAAGGCCTGGGCCATTCCAGACACAGAGCAGAGGGACAAGATTCGACAGGCTCAGAAAAACATTGTCAAGGAGACCTATGGGGCCTTTCTGCACAG GTATGGCAGCGTGCCCTTCACCAAGAACCCTGAGAAGTACATCAAGTACCGTGTGGAACAGGTGGGCGACATGATCGATCGCCTTTTCGACACCTCTGCCTAA
- the Exoc7 gene encoding exocyst complex component 7 isoform X1, with protein sequence MAEVGVTGTEAERGSERSQGAVGASLSAAMIPPQEASARRREIEDKLKKEEETLSFIRDSLEKSDQLTKNMVSILSSFESRLMKLENSIIPVHKQTENLQRLQENVEKTLSCLDHVISYYHVASDTEKVIREGPTGRLEEYLGSMAKIQKAVEYFQDNSPDSPELNKVKLLFERGKESLESEFRSLMTRHSKVVSPVLILDLISGDDELEVQEEGTLEHLPESVLQDVVRISRWLVEYGRNQDFMNVYYQIRSSQLDRSIKGLKEHFRKSSSSSGVPYSPAIPNKRKDTPTKKPIKRPGTIRKAQNLLKQYSQHGLDGKKGGSNLIPLEGHEHDFRVKHLSEALNDKHGPLAGRDDMLDVETDAYIHCVSAFVKLAQSEYQLLMDIIPEHHQKRTFDSLIQDALDGLMLEGENIVSAARKAIIRHDFSTVLTVFPILRHLKQTKPEFDQVLQGTAASTKNKLPGLITSMETIGAKALEDFADNIKNDPDKEYNMPKDGTVHELTSNAILFLQQLLDFQETAGAMLASQVLGDTYNIPLDPRETSSSATSYSSEFSKRLLSTYICKVLGNLQLNLLSKSKVYEDPALSAIFLHNNYNYILKSLEKSELIQLVAVTQKTAERSYREHIEQQIQTYQRSWLKVTDYIAEKNLPVFQPGVKLRDKERQMIKERFKGFNDGLEELCKIQKAWAIPDTEQRDKIRQAQKNIVKETYGAFLHRYGSVPFTKNPEKYIKYRVEQVGDMIDRLFDTSA encoded by the exons ATGGCGGAAGTGGGTGTGACAGGGACGGAAGCCGAGCGGGGCTCTGAGCGAAGTCAGGGGGCAGTGGGAGCCTCGCTGTCCGCTGCGATGATTCCCCCGCAGGAGGCTTCCGCCCGGCGGCGGGAAATCGAGGACAAACTGAAGAAG GAGGAGGAGACGCTGTCCTTCATCCGAGACAGCCTGGAGAAGAGCGACCAGCTCACTAAGAACATG GTGTCTATCCTGTCATCCTTTGAGAGCCGTCTCATGAAGCTGGAGAACTCCATCATCCCTGTGCACAAGCAAACGGAGAATCTGCAGAGGCTGCAGGAGAATGTCGAAAAGACGTTATCCTGTCTGGACCATGTCATCAGCTATTACCATGTAGCCAGTGACACTGAGAAGGTCATCAGAGAAGG CCCCACAGGTAGGCTGGAAGAATACCTGGGAAGCATGGCCAAAATCCAGAAGGCTGTGGAATATTTTCAGGACAATAGCCCAGACAGTCCAGAGCTCAACAAAGTG AAGCTGCTGTTTGAGAGAGGGAAGGAGTCGCTGGAGTCTGAGTTCCGCAGTCTGATGACCCGGCACAGCAAGGTCGTCTCCCCTGTGCTCATCCTGGACCTGATCAGTGGGGATGATGAACTGGAGGTCCAGGAAGAAGGGACCCTGGAGCACCTGCCTGAAAGTGTACTCCAGGATGTGGTCCGCATCTCCCGCTGGCTGGTGGAGTACGGCCGGAACCAAG actTCATGAATGTGTACTACCAGATTCGCTCCAGCCAGCTGGACCGCTCCATCAAAGGCCTAAAGGAGCATTTTCGCAAAAGCAGTTCTTCCTCTGGGGTTCCCTACTCCCCTGCCATCCCCAACAAGAGGAAAGACACACCTACCAAGAAGCCCATCAAGCGGCCAG GGACGATCCGTAAGGCTCAGAACCTTCTGAAACAGTATTCCCAGCATGGTCTAGATGGGAAAAAGGGGGGCTCTAACCTCATTCCTCTGGAAG GTCACGAGCATGATTTCCGAGTTAAGCACCTGTCCGAGGCCCTGAACGACAAGCACGGGCCACTGGCCG GGAGAGATGACATGCTGGATGTGGAGACAGACGCCTACATTCACTGTGTCAGTGCCTTCGTCAAGCTGGCCCAGAGTGAATACCAGCTACTGATGGACATCATCCCCGAGCACCATCAGAAGAGAACCTTCGACTCCTTGATTCAG GATGCACTGGATGGGCTGATGCTTGAAGGGGAGAACATCGTGTCGGCTGCCAGGAAAGCCATCATCCGCCATGACTTCTCCACAGTGCTCACAGTCTTCCCCATCCTGCGGCACCTCAAGCAGACCAAGCCTGAGTTTGACCAGGTGCTCCAG GGCACAGCAGCCAGCACCAAGAACAAGCTGCCTGGCCTCATCACCTCCATGGAGACCATTGGAGCCAAAGCACTAGAAGACTTTGCTGACAACATTAAG AATGATCCAGACAAAGAATACAACATGCCCAAGGACGGCACCGTGCATGAGCTCACAAGCAAC GCCATCCTTTTCCTGCAGCAGCTTCTGGACTTCCAGGAAACAGCGGGTGCCATGCTGGCCTCCCAAG TTCTTGGGGACACATACAATATTCCTTTAGACCCCCGAG AAACCAGCTCTTCGGCTACCAGCTACAGCTCCGAGTTCAGCAAGCGCCTGCTGAGCACCTATATCT GCAAAGTCTTGGGTAACCTGCAGCTGAACTTGCTGAGCAAGTCCAAGGTGTATGAGGATCCAGCATTAAGCGCTATCTTCCTACATAACAATTACAACTACATCCTCAAGTCCCTGGAGAA GTCTGAGCTGATCCAGCTGGTGGCTGTGACCCAGAAGACTGCTGAGCGTTCCTATCGGGAGCACATCGAGCAGCAGATCCAGACCTATCAGCGGAG CTGGTTAAAGGTGACCGATTATATCGCAGAGAAGAATCTACCAGTCTTCCAGCCTGGAGTCAAG CTCCGGGACAAGGAGCGGCAGATGATTAAGGAACGTTTCAAG GGATTCAATGATGGCCTTGAAGAGCTGTGCAAGATTCAGAAGGCCTGGGCCATTCCAGACACAGAGCAGAGGGACAAGATTCGACAGGCTCAGAAAAACATTGTCAAGGAGACCTATGGGGCCTTTCTGCACAG GTATGGCAGCGTGCCCTTCACCAAGAACCCTGAGAAGTACATCAAGTACCGTGTGGAACAGGTGGGCGACATGATCGATCGCCTTTTCGACACCTCTGCCTAA
- the Exoc7 gene encoding exocyst complex component 7 isoform X3 gives MAEVGVTGTEAERGSERSQGAVGASLSAAMIPPQEASARRREIEDKLKKEEETLSFIRDSLEKSDQLTKNMVSILSSFESRLMKLENSIIPVHKQTENLQRLQENVEKTLSCLDHVISYYHVASDTEKVIREGPTGRLEEYLGSMAKIQKAVEYFQDNSPDSPELNKVKLLFERGKESLESEFRSLMTRHSKVVSPVLILDLISGDDELEVQEEGTLEHLPESVLQDVVRISRWLVEYGRNQDFMNVYYQIRSSQLDRSIKGLKEHFRKSSSSSGVPYSPAIPNKRKDTPTKKPIKRPGTIRKAQNLLKQYSQHGLDGKKGGSNLIPLEGRDDMLDVETDAYIHCVSAFVKLAQSEYQLLMDIIPEHHQKRTFDSLIQDALDGLMLEGENIVSAARKAIIRHDFSTVLTVFPILRHLKQTKPEFDQVLQGTAASTKNKLPGLITSMETIGAKALEDFADNIKNDPDKEYNMPKDGTVHELTSNAILFLQQLLDFQETAGAMLASQVLGDTYNIPLDPRETSSSATSYSSEFSKRLLSTYICKVLGNLQLNLLSKSKVYEDPALSAIFLHNNYNYILKSLEKSELIQLVAVTQKTAERSYREHIEQQIQTYQRSWLKVTDYIAEKNLPVFQPGVKLRDKERQMIKERFKGFNDGLEELCKIQKAWAIPDTEQRDKIRQAQKNIVKETYGAFLHRYGSVPFTKNPEKYIKYRVEQVGDMIDRLFDTSA, from the exons ATGGCGGAAGTGGGTGTGACAGGGACGGAAGCCGAGCGGGGCTCTGAGCGAAGTCAGGGGGCAGTGGGAGCCTCGCTGTCCGCTGCGATGATTCCCCCGCAGGAGGCTTCCGCCCGGCGGCGGGAAATCGAGGACAAACTGAAGAAG GAGGAGGAGACGCTGTCCTTCATCCGAGACAGCCTGGAGAAGAGCGACCAGCTCACTAAGAACATG GTGTCTATCCTGTCATCCTTTGAGAGCCGTCTCATGAAGCTGGAGAACTCCATCATCCCTGTGCACAAGCAAACGGAGAATCTGCAGAGGCTGCAGGAGAATGTCGAAAAGACGTTATCCTGTCTGGACCATGTCATCAGCTATTACCATGTAGCCAGTGACACTGAGAAGGTCATCAGAGAAGG CCCCACAGGTAGGCTGGAAGAATACCTGGGAAGCATGGCCAAAATCCAGAAGGCTGTGGAATATTTTCAGGACAATAGCCCAGACAGTCCAGAGCTCAACAAAGTG AAGCTGCTGTTTGAGAGAGGGAAGGAGTCGCTGGAGTCTGAGTTCCGCAGTCTGATGACCCGGCACAGCAAGGTCGTCTCCCCTGTGCTCATCCTGGACCTGATCAGTGGGGATGATGAACTGGAGGTCCAGGAAGAAGGGACCCTGGAGCACCTGCCTGAAAGTGTACTCCAGGATGTGGTCCGCATCTCCCGCTGGCTGGTGGAGTACGGCCGGAACCAAG actTCATGAATGTGTACTACCAGATTCGCTCCAGCCAGCTGGACCGCTCCATCAAAGGCCTAAAGGAGCATTTTCGCAAAAGCAGTTCTTCCTCTGGGGTTCCCTACTCCCCTGCCATCCCCAACAAGAGGAAAGACACACCTACCAAGAAGCCCATCAAGCGGCCAG GGACGATCCGTAAGGCTCAGAACCTTCTGAAACAGTATTCCCAGCATGGTCTAGATGGGAAAAAGGGGGGCTCTAACCTCATTCCTCTGGAAG GGAGAGATGACATGCTGGATGTGGAGACAGACGCCTACATTCACTGTGTCAGTGCCTTCGTCAAGCTGGCCCAGAGTGAATACCAGCTACTGATGGACATCATCCCCGAGCACCATCAGAAGAGAACCTTCGACTCCTTGATTCAG GATGCACTGGATGGGCTGATGCTTGAAGGGGAGAACATCGTGTCGGCTGCCAGGAAAGCCATCATCCGCCATGACTTCTCCACAGTGCTCACAGTCTTCCCCATCCTGCGGCACCTCAAGCAGACCAAGCCTGAGTTTGACCAGGTGCTCCAG GGCACAGCAGCCAGCACCAAGAACAAGCTGCCTGGCCTCATCACCTCCATGGAGACCATTGGAGCCAAAGCACTAGAAGACTTTGCTGACAACATTAAG AATGATCCAGACAAAGAATACAACATGCCCAAGGACGGCACCGTGCATGAGCTCACAAGCAAC GCCATCCTTTTCCTGCAGCAGCTTCTGGACTTCCAGGAAACAGCGGGTGCCATGCTGGCCTCCCAAG TTCTTGGGGACACATACAATATTCCTTTAGACCCCCGAG AAACCAGCTCTTCGGCTACCAGCTACAGCTCCGAGTTCAGCAAGCGCCTGCTGAGCACCTATATCT GCAAAGTCTTGGGTAACCTGCAGCTGAACTTGCTGAGCAAGTCCAAGGTGTATGAGGATCCAGCATTAAGCGCTATCTTCCTACATAACAATTACAACTACATCCTCAAGTCCCTGGAGAA GTCTGAGCTGATCCAGCTGGTGGCTGTGACCCAGAAGACTGCTGAGCGTTCCTATCGGGAGCACATCGAGCAGCAGATCCAGACCTATCAGCGGAG CTGGTTAAAGGTGACCGATTATATCGCAGAGAAGAATCTACCAGTCTTCCAGCCTGGAGTCAAG CTCCGGGACAAGGAGCGGCAGATGATTAAGGAACGTTTCAAG GGATTCAATGATGGCCTTGAAGAGCTGTGCAAGATTCAGAAGGCCTGGGCCATTCCAGACACAGAGCAGAGGGACAAGATTCGACAGGCTCAGAAAAACATTGTCAAGGAGACCTATGGGGCCTTTCTGCACAG GTATGGCAGCGTGCCCTTCACCAAGAACCCTGAGAAGTACATCAAGTACCGTGTGGAACAGGTGGGCGACATGATCGATCGCCTTTTCGACACCTCTGCCTAA